One genomic window of Sulfurovum lithotrophicum includes the following:
- the msrB gene encoding peptide-methionine (R)-S-oxide reductase MsrB: MSYKIKLDRERMKEELTPLEYNVCLNHGTEPPFQNAFWNNKAEGIYSCKCCHTPLFSSDTKFDSGTGWPSYFKPLSDDVIEEIEDASLGMVRVEVRCANCGSHLGHVFPDGPAPTYLRYCINSASLDFEEK, translated from the coding sequence ATGTCTTATAAAATAAAACTGGATAGAGAAAGAATGAAAGAAGAACTGACACCGTTGGAATACAATGTCTGCCTAAACCACGGGACTGAACCACCATTCCAAAATGCTTTTTGGAACAACAAAGCTGAAGGTATCTACAGCTGCAAATGCTGCCATACACCTCTTTTCTCTTCCGATACTAAGTTCGATTCCGGTACCGGGTGGCCCAGCTATTTCAAACCGCTAAGTGATGATGTCATTGAAGAGATAGAAGATGCCTCTTTGGGAATGGTAAGGGTCGAAGTACGCTGTGCGAACTGCGGCTCACATCTGGGGCATGTTTTCCCCGACGGACCGGCACCGACCTACTTACGGTACTGTATTAATTCGGCTTCACTGGATTTCGAAGAGAAATAG
- the mnmC gene encoding FAD-dependent 5-carboxymethylaminomethyl-2-thiouridine(34) oxidoreductase MnmC encodes MSNTYDSIVIGAGIAGCCAAYALQSKGQKVLLIDRSSVAASGGSGAAGAFVSPKIGKGSPLQKLTNEAFHFSKDFYLDNFPDYFHQTGVIRIPKDAEDAEKFHLYEAFNEAHYRRVSKEELERLGIHNCEESFLFEEAGVCDAPELCNAMMKQVPFQQFDVEQLIYNGNHWTLLNTKHETLSAQNIVLSTGYQNSLFDMRYMGVRGTWGSRGDYESRLDLKVSMHKSISVSANINGIVKLGATHVKSKEPCMVCNGKPLQTLEEKAAQMVDTVDFKLKETFCGMRSGSKDYFPLVGRVIDVPFMFEAYPNIVRGAKPPLKYLENLYICNGLGGRGFVFAPLMAEWLAGFIMTGKEMDSRVDPDRLFLKWCRKL; translated from the coding sequence ATGTCGAATACCTATGATAGCATTGTAATAGGTGCAGGGATAGCAGGATGTTGTGCTGCCTACGCTTTACAGTCAAAAGGGCAAAAAGTACTTTTGATTGACAGGAGTTCTGTAGCTGCAAGCGGCGGTTCTGGTGCGGCCGGAGCTTTTGTCTCTCCCAAGATCGGTAAAGGTTCCCCGCTTCAGAAACTGACAAACGAAGCCTTTCACTTCTCCAAAGATTTCTACCTTGATAATTTTCCGGACTATTTTCACCAGACAGGGGTGATACGCATACCAAAAGATGCAGAGGATGCCGAGAAGTTTCATCTGTATGAAGCATTCAATGAAGCACACTATAGGCGGGTAAGCAAAGAAGAGCTGGAAAGGCTCGGTATTCATAACTGTGAAGAGAGTTTTCTTTTTGAAGAAGCAGGGGTGTGTGATGCACCGGAACTTTGCAATGCTATGATGAAACAGGTACCTTTTCAACAGTTCGATGTTGAACAACTCATATACAATGGCAACCACTGGACGCTTCTTAACACGAAACACGAAACACTCAGCGCCCAAAACATTGTTTTGTCTACCGGCTACCAAAACAGCCTATTTGATATGCGCTATATGGGGGTCAGAGGTACGTGGGGATCACGTGGAGACTATGAGAGCAGGTTGGATTTGAAAGTGAGTATGCACAAAAGTATCTCTGTCTCTGCCAACATCAACGGTATTGTCAAGCTGGGAGCGACGCATGTCAAATCCAAAGAGCCTTGTATGGTCTGTAACGGAAAGCCGCTTCAGACACTGGAGGAGAAAGCGGCACAAATGGTCGATACCGTTGACTTCAAACTTAAAGAGACCTTCTGCGGTATGCGTTCGGGCTCGAAGGATTATTTTCCGCTGGTTGGCAGGGTGATAGACGTACCGTTCATGTTTGAGGCGTACCCTAATATTGTCCGTGGTGCAAAACCGCCCTTGAAATATCTGGAAAACCTCTATATCTGCAACGGCCTGGGTGGACGCGGATTTGTCTTTGCCCCGCTGATGGCTGAGTGGCTGGCTGGTTTCATTATGACAGGAAAAGAGATGGATTCAAGGGTAGATCCGGACAGGCTTTTCCTAAAATGGTGTCGCAAACTGTAG
- the trpC gene encoding indole-3-glycerol phosphate synthase TrpC, translating into MAQILDEIIKKTREDLEKRKVDYPVEWLGRSLAFNPFVPKDVQSALRATEENPYRIIAEVKKASPSKGIIREDFDPVVIAQAYEKGGADSLSILTEPHFFKGDKEYLGMVRRYVSIPLLRKDFIVDKYQIVEALAFGADYILLIAKALSRKELKELYDYALHLGLDVLVEVHDKTDLVKAMFAGANIIGINHRNLETFEMDMKLTEKLIPLIPNGKIIVAESGINDHETVVELSKMGADAFLVGEHFMRQDDITAAIKAVKYGE; encoded by the coding sequence ATGGCACAGATTTTAGATGAGATCATCAAAAAAACCAGAGAAGATCTGGAAAAAAGAAAAGTGGATTACCCCGTAGAGTGGTTGGGGCGTTCACTGGCATTCAATCCTTTTGTACCTAAAGATGTACAGTCGGCACTTCGTGCTACGGAAGAGAACCCCTACCGTATTATTGCAGAGGTGAAAAAGGCAAGTCCGAGCAAAGGCATCATCCGTGAAGACTTCGACCCTGTGGTCATTGCCCAGGCCTATGAAAAAGGCGGTGCGGACTCACTTTCCATTCTAACTGAACCGCACTTCTTCAAAGGTGACAAAGAATATCTCGGTATGGTACGCCGTTATGTGAGTATTCCCCTGCTTCGAAAAGATTTCATTGTAGACAAATACCAGATTGTGGAGGCGCTGGCATTTGGTGCGGACTATATTCTTCTGATCGCCAAGGCGCTTTCACGCAAAGAGCTCAAAGAACTTTATGACTATGCATTGCATCTGGGGCTGGACGTCCTGGTAGAAGTACACGACAAGACGGATCTGGTCAAGGCGATGTTTGCCGGTGCGAATATCATCGGTATCAATCACCGAAACCTTGAAACGTTTGAGATGGATATGAAGCTGACCGAGAAGCTGATCCCTCTCATTCCAAATGGAAAGATCATTGTGGCGGAAAGTGGTATCAATGATCATGAAACTGTGGTCGAACTTTCCAAAATGGGTGCGGATGCATTCCTTGTCGGGGAACATTTTATGAGACAGGACGATATTACAGCGGCGATCAAAGCGGTGAAATACGGTGAATGA
- a CDS encoding arginyltransferase yields the protein MNEELDLLNPPSTDFSMLDYDCAYLPGHKVRMHYKYIEKANKQFATAVIARGWRRFGKYYFHPICNGCNECKSIRIDAENYHYSKSQRRAIKRNKETQILVQKPSLTASHIELYNKYHAFKHQKDGWSHRNISQREYSENFVEGAHDFGKEVLYIVDGKLVGVDLIDILDDGISSIYFYYDPDYAHLSLGTFSLLYQIKLAKILELRWIYLGYWVEGCKAFAYKPNFQPQEILDSFPHISQMPKWEPWGNP from the coding sequence ATGAACGAAGAACTCGACCTACTTAACCCGCCATCGACAGATTTTTCCATGCTGGACTACGACTGTGCCTATCTTCCCGGCCACAAGGTCCGCATGCATTACAAATATATCGAGAAGGCAAATAAGCAGTTCGCCACTGCCGTGATCGCCAGGGGATGGAGACGTTTCGGGAAGTACTACTTCCACCCCATCTGCAACGGCTGCAATGAGTGTAAAAGCATCCGTATCGATGCCGAAAACTACCACTACAGCAAGTCACAAAGACGTGCTATCAAGCGGAACAAAGAGACACAGATACTGGTCCAGAAGCCCTCCCTGACCGCTTCGCATATTGAACTTTACAACAAATACCATGCTTTCAAGCACCAGAAAGACGGCTGGAGCCACCGTAACATCTCCCAGAGAGAATACAGTGAGAACTTTGTGGAAGGAGCGCATGATTTTGGGAAAGAGGTACTCTACATCGTCGACGGTAAACTTGTCGGTGTCGACCTCATCGATATCCTCGATGATGGTATTTCTTCGATTTATTTCTATTATGACCCGGACTATGCCCACCTTTCACTGGGGACATTCTCCCTGCTCTACCAGATCAAACTGGCAAAAATTCTCGAACTCCGCTGGATCTACCTTGGTTACTGGGTAGAAGGCTGCAAAGCATTCGCCTATAAACCGAATTTTCAACCGCAGGAGATTTTAGACAGTTTTCCGCATATCTCGCAGATGCCCAAGTGGGAGCCATGGGGCAATCCGTAG
- the glyS gene encoding glycine--tRNA ligase subunit beta, whose amino-acid sequence MTQPLLIEIGVEELPAIPLLKIVSNIERSWKDILKNYKLDNEFEFIYTPRRLVLKHAAMPEKQEDQTIELMGPPVAAAIKDGVPTKAAEGFARKCGVPFEELGRADNNGREVLYFKKEEKGAQTAALLQEMLEKWIASMSFGKMMRWGNRSDEFIRPIRWLQARMGDESISVELFGVQSGTKTYVHRMVSYDPVEVPVIDAYEKILAEGAVLLHPKEREALILAEFDALEAEHNIIIERDRALLAEVVAITENPKALVGSFDELFLELPPEVIITSMKEHQRYFPVFEHGKITNRFVVVSNAYTNDYSKVIAGNERVLKPRLADGLFFYKNDLRNGLSTDGLEKVQFIDGLGSLADKIKREKSIAVRLLALYMDRLEAGTGKSSAELERLMDRAVELAKADLMSEMVYEFTELQGLMGYYYAKALGEDPLVYNAIKEQYMPVGEGAELPSSLFSSIVAMSIKLDTLFGLFSVGKIPTGSKDPFALRRAVNGIVRIVTDNDIPFNIDDIIELLKAEYTEFNTDELKNFIIERINKSLDANPSVIAAVLASGERDINEIAKKVTALNEIVSADTFKEQFSTFKRVANISKDVDLDGDLSIDISLFNEEAEVALYTAYEKVIHQDFPDYKTRLEALFGLKRELDAYFDDVMVNTEDEALKTNRLHTIGSVYKTFKDIADIKEISV is encoded by the coding sequence ATGACACAACCACTACTTATAGAGATCGGCGTAGAAGAACTGCCTGCCATCCCACTGCTCAAGATCGTATCCAACATTGAAAGATCATGGAAAGATATCCTAAAGAATTACAAACTCGACAATGAATTTGAATTTATCTATACTCCCAGACGCCTGGTACTCAAACATGCAGCCATGCCTGAAAAACAGGAGGACCAGACCATTGAACTGATGGGCCCTCCGGTTGCAGCTGCCATCAAAGACGGTGTGCCGACCAAAGCGGCAGAAGGTTTTGCCAGAAAATGCGGTGTGCCTTTTGAAGAACTCGGACGTGCCGACAACAACGGCAGGGAAGTGCTCTATTTCAAAAAGGAAGAGAAGGGTGCACAGACGGCTGCTTTGCTTCAGGAGATGCTGGAGAAGTGGATCGCATCTATGTCCTTTGGGAAAATGATGCGCTGGGGAAACAGAAGCGATGAATTTATCCGGCCGATCAGGTGGCTGCAGGCAAGAATGGGCGATGAGTCCATTTCTGTAGAACTTTTTGGCGTGCAGTCCGGTACAAAGACCTATGTACACAGAATGGTCAGTTACGATCCAGTCGAAGTACCAGTCATCGATGCGTATGAAAAGATATTGGCTGAGGGGGCGGTACTCTTGCATCCCAAAGAGAGAGAAGCACTCATCCTGGCAGAATTCGATGCTTTGGAAGCGGAACACAATATTATCATCGAAAGAGACAGGGCATTGCTTGCAGAGGTTGTTGCCATTACGGAAAACCCCAAAGCACTGGTGGGAAGTTTCGATGAACTTTTCCTTGAACTCCCGCCGGAAGTGATCATCACGTCAATGAAAGAGCATCAGCGCTATTTCCCGGTGTTTGAACATGGGAAGATCACCAACAGGTTCGTAGTGGTCAGCAATGCCTATACCAATGACTACTCAAAAGTGATCGCAGGGAACGAGAGGGTACTCAAACCCCGCCTTGCTGACGGACTCTTCTTCTATAAAAACGACCTCAGGAATGGACTTTCCACAGATGGCCTGGAAAAAGTTCAGTTCATTGACGGACTTGGTTCTCTTGCAGACAAGATCAAAAGGGAAAAGAGTATCGCTGTCAGATTGCTTGCACTCTATATGGATAGACTCGAAGCAGGAACGGGTAAAAGTTCAGCAGAGCTTGAAAGGCTGATGGACAGGGCAGTGGAGCTTGCCAAGGCGGACCTCATGAGCGAAATGGTCTACGAGTTCACCGAGCTTCAGGGACTGATGGGATACTACTATGCCAAAGCTCTGGGAGAAGACCCCCTGGTCTACAATGCGATCAAAGAGCAGTATATGCCGGTAGGTGAGGGTGCGGAGCTTCCGTCGTCACTCTTCTCTTCCATCGTGGCAATGAGCATCAAACTCGATACCCTCTTCGGGCTTTTTTCTGTCGGCAAGATCCCGACCGGTTCAAAAGACCCGTTCGCACTGAGACGTGCAGTGAACGGTATCGTCCGTATCGTTACCGATAACGATATCCCTTTCAATATCGACGATATCATCGAGCTGCTCAAAGCAGAATATACAGAGTTCAATACGGATGAACTCAAAAACTTCATCATCGAGCGTATCAACAAATCACTTGATGCCAATCCGTCAGTCATCGCCGCAGTACTGGCAAGCGGTGAACGTGACATCAACGAGATCGCCAAGAAAGTGACGGCACTCAATGAGATCGTTTCTGCCGATACATTTAAAGAGCAGTTCTCCACTTTCAAACGTGTAGCGAACATCTCCAAAGACGTGGATCTTGACGGTGACCTGAGCATCGATATCTCTCTTTTCAATGAAGAGGCGGAAGTTGCTCTCTACACAGCCTATGAAAAAGTGATCCACCAGGATTTTCCTGACTATAAAACACGCCTTGAAGCACTTTTCGGCCTGAAACGTGAGTTGGATGCCTATTTTGACGATGTCATGGTCAATACGGAGGATGAAGCACTGAAGACAAACAGACTACATACGATCGGGTCTGTCTATAAGACTTTCAAGGATATTGCAGATATTAAAGAGATTTCAGTTTAA
- a CDS encoding tRNA1(Val) (adenine(37)-N6)-methyltransferase gives MFLYQPISGYCYNSDSIFLYDFIASFKPRGSLLDVGCGVGIISLLLTRDFNVETSIIDKQEKMLKYARHNFLLNGLTAKSYLGDFTELITEERFDYIVSNPPFYDPRVTQSKDSHLNIARYAHHLPIEAFVRRVKTFLKPKGWFIFCYDAKQIDLLLHHLKNNGINPEKVQFVHSKVDRESKLVFIAARNNSKSMTQVLPPLIVFDEENRYTPKAMQAFEKANTHSIKGEFESDRNEKVAKPALREPIE, from the coding sequence TTGTTCCTCTATCAGCCGATATCAGGTTACTGTTACAACAGTGACTCAATCTTTTTGTATGACTTTATCGCTTCATTCAAGCCCAGAGGCTCACTTCTTGATGTCGGCTGCGGTGTGGGAATCATCTCTCTGCTTTTAACACGGGATTTCAATGTCGAGACAAGTATCATCGACAAGCAGGAAAAGATGCTGAAGTATGCCAGACACAATTTCTTGCTCAACGGATTGACGGCAAAAAGCTATCTGGGAGACTTTACCGAACTGATAACAGAAGAGCGTTTCGACTATATTGTCTCTAATCCTCCGTTTTATGATCCGAGGGTCACACAGAGTAAGGACAGTCATCTGAATATTGCCCGCTATGCGCACCATCTCCCCATCGAAGCTTTTGTCAGGAGGGTCAAGACCTTTCTCAAACCAAAAGGGTGGTTCATCTTCTGTTATGATGCCAAGCAGATTGACCTTCTCTTGCATCATTTGAAAAATAATGGTATAAACCCTGAAAAGGTACAGTTCGTTCATTCCAAGGTGGACAGGGAATCCAAACTGGTATTTATCGCGGCCAGGAACAATTCGAAGTCGATGACACAGGTGCTGCCGCCTTTGATCGTATTCGATGAGGAAAATCGCTATACCCCCAAAGCGATGCAGGCCTTTGAAAAGGCCAATACACACAGCATCAAAGGGGAGTTTGAGAGCGATAGGAATGAGAAGGTGGCTAAACCCGCCCTACGTGAACCTATAGAATAA
- a CDS encoding tetratricopeptide repeat protein → MTTFQLFLLIVAGSVFYLFFKQLFSGSYPKRGVDFEAKLPDEQIGGVNRPDKTFSKPAIKPHRIDELLEMADQAVEKGDMLEARKAVESALILDENNIDALRRNGYLKIEFEDYDEAKESYEKILSLDKNDDVAHDSLANVLHKLGEDEKAIMHHKRAIELDPEYAPHYYNYANTLYDLGRKEEALENYKKAFELDSSLEEAKKMIEELGGES, encoded by the coding sequence ATGACAACGTTTCAACTTTTTTTACTCATAGTGGCAGGAAGTGTTTTTTACCTTTTTTTCAAGCAGCTTTTTTCGGGTTCATATCCCAAAAGAGGAGTGGACTTCGAAGCCAAACTTCCCGATGAGCAGATAGGGGGTGTCAACCGTCCGGACAAGACCTTTTCCAAACCTGCAATCAAACCCCACAGGATCGATGAACTTCTGGAAATGGCGGATCAAGCCGTGGAAAAAGGTGATATGCTGGAAGCGAGAAAGGCGGTTGAAAGTGCGCTGATCCTTGATGAGAACAATATTGATGCTCTCAGACGCAACGGATACCTGAAGATCGAGTTTGAAGACTATGATGAAGCGAAAGAGAGTTACGAAAAGATCCTCTCTCTTGATAAGAATGATGACGTGGCACACGACTCGCTGGCAAATGTCCTGCACAAACTCGGAGAGGATGAAAAAGCCATCATGCATCACAAGCGTGCGATAGAGCTCGACCCGGAATATGCACCGCATTATTACAATTATGCCAATACACTGTACGACCTTGGCAGAAAAGAAGAAGCGCTGGAGAATTACAAAAAAGCCTTTGAACTTGACAGTAGTTTGGAAGAGGCAAAAAAGATGATCGAAGAGTTGGGAGGAGAATCATGA
- a CDS encoding tetratricopeptide repeat protein — protein MLLTGVIAAKEQPKELKVVSDDTLIIQGLLFEEYRAYDLSREVFKTLYDRTGEKAYLFREVASSLMGKIYIDESIKRLKRWDEAHPDTLEARRLFIPLYLTANRAKEAKQEADILLEHSTKPADLDLAANPYLYTGNFKKAVSLLEKVYKETSNENVLLRMSSIMDAYTGEREKAIQLLETHRRMNILTSNKVYFKLLDLYVKDNDVNGIISTYKALYEKDKEDKYLKKVIDAYAYKGDIDGAIAYLEKVKDGDYILYELYKQKKLFDKAFLLTDKLYKEQKDPKWLAEKGILLFEKSKNKNDKKMINDVVGYFEKAIDMGVDDSIYLNYYGYTLIDKDIDVKKGIKIIEDALLQQPDNTYYLDSLAWGYYKEHRCSEAYDLMKKVVDKEGLKETEIAEHWNTIQKCQ, from the coding sequence ATGTTGCTGACGGGTGTCATAGCGGCGAAAGAGCAGCCAAAGGAATTGAAGGTCGTCAGTGACGATACTCTCATCATACAGGGGCTTCTGTTCGAAGAGTACAGGGCCTATGATTTGAGCAGAGAGGTTTTCAAAACACTGTATGACAGAACGGGTGAAAAGGCGTATCTTTTCAGGGAAGTGGCTTCTTCTCTGATGGGGAAGATCTATATTGACGAGAGTATCAAAAGACTGAAGAGATGGGATGAGGCGCATCCGGATACATTGGAAGCCAGACGTCTGTTCATTCCCCTCTATCTGACTGCCAATAGGGCCAAAGAGGCCAAACAGGAAGCGGATATTCTGCTTGAACACTCCACAAAGCCGGCGGATCTTGATCTTGCGGCCAATCCCTATCTCTATACTGGTAATTTTAAAAAGGCAGTATCGCTTCTTGAGAAAGTGTACAAAGAGACTTCCAATGAAAATGTATTGCTGCGTATGAGCAGTATTATGGATGCGTATACAGGGGAGAGAGAAAAAGCGATCCAGCTTCTTGAAACGCACCGACGTATGAATATACTTACTTCTAACAAAGTCTATTTTAAACTTCTGGATCTCTATGTCAAAGACAATGATGTTAATGGGATTATCAGTACCTACAAAGCACTGTATGAAAAAGACAAAGAGGACAAATATCTCAAGAAAGTGATCGATGCCTATGCCTACAAAGGAGATATTGACGGTGCGATAGCCTATCTTGAAAAAGTGAAGGATGGAGACTATATACTGTATGAACTCTACAAGCAGAAAAAACTTTTTGACAAAGCTTTTTTGCTGACGGACAAACTTTACAAAGAACAGAAAGATCCCAAATGGCTTGCAGAGAAAGGGATACTGCTTTTTGAGAAGTCCAAAAACAAAAATGACAAAAAAATGATCAATGATGTGGTTGGTTATTTTGAAAAAGCAATAGATATGGGTGTGGATGACAGTATCTATCTCAACTATTACGGCTATACTCTTATCGATAAAGATATTGATGTGAAAAAGGGGATCAAGATCATTGAAGATGCCCTGCTACAACAGCCTGACAATACGTATTACCTGGATTCTCTGGCATGGGGCTATTACAAGGAGCACAGATGCAGCGAAGCATATGACCTTATGAAAAAAGTGGTCGACAAGGAAGGTTTGAAAGAGACTGAGATCGCCGAACACTGGAATACGATACAGAAGTGTCAATAA
- a CDS encoding YkgJ family cysteine cluster protein — protein sequence MDNELMEKEGYNYKFAPSACEECGGHCCTGESGYIWAKYDEIVKMAEFVNLSVEDFATMYLKKVKHRYSLIEKKLAEDNYACIFFDETMKRCTIYPVRPLQCRTFPFWEQFKNNEDEVRKECPGII from the coding sequence ATGGACAATGAATTAATGGAAAAAGAAGGATACAACTACAAGTTCGCCCCTTCAGCCTGTGAAGAATGCGGCGGACATTGCTGTACAGGAGAGAGCGGATATATTTGGGCAAAATATGATGAGATCGTCAAGATGGCGGAGTTCGTTAACCTTAGTGTAGAAGATTTTGCTACAATGTATCTGAAAAAAGTGAAACACCGGTATTCACTCATTGAGAAGAAACTTGCGGAAGACAATTACGCCTGCATCTTCTTTGATGAAACGATGAAGCGGTGTACAATATATCCTGTGCGGCCTTTGCAGTGCCGTACCTTTCCCTTTTGGGAGCAGTTCAAAAATAATGAAGATGAGGTAAGAAAAGAGTGTCCTGGAATCATATAA
- a CDS encoding DUF7477 domain-containing protein has protein sequence MRMTMQVIALVMLLMTGVLQAKSVKYAASNYKYIGVFEKTRTHQKMRTTMDLNAMRKIIREEWDRGYDVADIKYGNGHWITLFKKASPDSHQTYLVSDRWEAISNELDSYWQKGYYMTNAEHGLSKWIVFFEKNTPFTSQAYERRKSLDDFTAVVNKRWKTGYDLIDIEYGEGNYCGIFVKGSSYKGQALTVRSRWYDMAKVIASKWKKGYVISNIEFTLGRWMTLFSKVDNAKNQGFETAENIEAFKKIFEKRREAGYEMVDMAEGW, from the coding sequence ATGAGAATGACAATGCAGGTGATTGCTTTGGTAATGCTACTGATGACAGGAGTGCTACAGGCAAAAAGTGTAAAATATGCCGCTTCAAACTACAAATACATTGGGGTATTCGAAAAAACCAGAACACACCAGAAAATGCGTACAACCATGGATCTTAATGCTATGCGAAAGATCATCAGAGAAGAGTGGGACAGGGGATATGATGTGGCAGATATCAAGTATGGTAACGGACACTGGATCACTCTTTTTAAAAAAGCTTCCCCCGATAGTCATCAGACCTATTTGGTATCGGATCGATGGGAAGCGATAAGCAATGAACTCGACAGTTATTGGCAGAAAGGGTACTATATGACCAATGCGGAGCATGGCCTCTCAAAATGGATCGTATTTTTTGAAAAAAATACCCCATTCACCTCTCAGGCATACGAGAGAAGAAAGAGCCTGGATGACTTTACTGCGGTGGTGAACAAACGATGGAAAACAGGGTACGACCTGATAGATATTGAGTATGGTGAAGGGAATTACTGCGGTATTTTTGTAAAAGGAAGCTCCTATAAAGGCCAGGCATTGACCGTACGTTCCCGATGGTACGATATGGCAAAAGTGATAGCATCAAAATGGAAAAAGGGATATGTCATAAGCAATATAGAGTTCACGCTGGGAAGATGGATGACTCTTTTTTCAAAAGTTGACAATGCGAAAAATCAGGGGTTTGAAACAGCGGAGAATATTGAAGCATTCAAAAAAATCTTCGAGAAACGTCGGGAAGCAGGCTATGAAATGGTTGATATGGCGGAAGGATGGTGA
- the pdxA gene encoding 4-hydroxythreonine-4-phosphate dehydrogenase, translating to MKKVAISIGDLNGIGIQLALENHGKVAKLIDPIYCIDKTMLTQAAKLLNIGIPDNFQTIENVAPSFQIEAGTISKESGRYAYESFNKAVIMADLKKVDAICTLPIHKKSWELAGIQYKGHTDALRDFFDAEAIMMLGCPEMYVALFTEHIPLKEVAPSIKEKELTRFLLDFYKTAKPDRTVAVLGLNPHAGDNGVLGDEEKIISKAIENANAFVSWCGEGTAPYEGPLVPDVAFTPNVRKHYTYYVAMYHDQGLAPLKALHFDEGINVSLNLPILRTSVDHGTAFDIAYKGVKLDSLSYLNAIKYIVDNA from the coding sequence ATGAAAAAAGTTGCAATATCCATCGGCGATCTCAACGGCATCGGTATTCAACTCGCACTTGAGAACCATGGCAAAGTTGCCAAACTGATCGACCCTATCTACTGCATAGACAAAACAATGCTGACCCAGGCGGCCAAACTGCTCAATATCGGTATACCTGACAATTTCCAAACCATTGAAAACGTTGCACCCTCCTTCCAGATCGAAGCAGGCACAATCAGTAAGGAGAGTGGCAGATATGCCTATGAGTCTTTTAATAAAGCTGTCATCATGGCTGACCTCAAAAAAGTCGATGCCATCTGTACCCTGCCTATCCATAAAAAATCCTGGGAACTTGCAGGCATACAATACAAAGGCCATACCGATGCATTGAGGGATTTCTTTGATGCCGAAGCCATCATGATGCTAGGCTGTCCCGAGATGTATGTCGCACTCTTTACCGAACACATACCGCTTAAAGAAGTAGCGCCCAGCATTAAAGAAAAAGAATTGACCCGTTTTTTACTGGATTTCTACAAAACGGCAAAACCGGACAGAACCGTTGCCGTTCTGGGTCTGAATCCTCATGCTGGAGACAACGGTGTTCTTGGAGATGAAGAAAAAATCATCAGCAAAGCTATAGAGAATGCAAATGCATTCGTATCATGGTGCGGTGAGGGCACAGCACCCTACGAAGGACCTTTGGTGCCCGATGTTGCCTTTACACCAAATGTGCGTAAGCACTACACTTATTATGTCGCCATGTACCATGACCAGGGATTGGCACCGCTCAAAGCACTCCATTTTGATGAAGGGATCAACGTTTCACTGAACCTACCGATCCTGCGTACTTCCGTAGACCACGGAACAGCATTTGACATTGCCTATAAAGGGGTGAAACTGGACAGTCTTAGTTACCTGAATGCAATAAAATATATTGTGGATAACGCGTAG
- a CDS encoding GatB/YqeY domain-containing protein has product MSLKEQIKNDIKEAMRAKETAKRDTLRNIQAAIKQIEVDERRELSDADVEAILMKYLKQREDAKGQFADAGRNDLVEKEEAEITLVKSYLPEPMSDEELENILKEIIVKTGAQNMKDMGKVMGAAKAEVGSRADGGRINQIVKRLLG; this is encoded by the coding sequence ATGAGTTTAAAAGAACAGATAAAGAATGATATCAAAGAAGCAATGCGTGCCAAAGAGACAGCTAAAAGAGATACACTCAGAAACATCCAGGCAGCCATAAAGCAGATCGAGGTCGATGAAAGAAGAGAATTGAGTGATGCCGATGTCGAAGCGATCCTGATGAAATACCTCAAACAGAGAGAAGATGCCAAAGGACAGTTTGCCGATGCCGGCCGTAACGATCTCGTTGAAAAAGAGGAAGCGGAGATCACCCTTGTCAAGAGCTATCTGCCCGAGCCGATGAGTGATGAGGAGCTGGAAAATATTCTGAAAGAGATCATTGTCAAGACAGGTGCCCAGAATATGAAAGATATGGGTAAAGTAATGGGTGCAGCCAAAGCAGAAGTGGGAAGCCGTGCGGATGGCGGAAGGATCAATCAGATTGTGAAAAGATTATTGGGTTAA